From a single Bacteroidia bacterium genomic region:
- a CDS encoding Uma2 family endonuclease translates to MGQKAILPTTLETYIEIEASLKERYEYYDGHILAMAGGTPEYGQLQVNTGTALNNALRAAGKPCRTFSSDVKVAIQSARRRFYPDLSVVCGPVERDHKETQAITNPVLVVEILSEGTESLDRGEKFWAYRQLPSLREYVLVSQHKVLIEVFSRTEDDTWRIQTLSESDQTVELPSLGIKLSVADIYFGMEFMTE, encoded by the coding sequence ATGGGGCAAAAAGCCATACTTCCCACCACACTGGAGACGTATATTGAAATTGAAGCCAGTTTGAAGGAACGGTATGAATATTACGATGGGCATATTCTCGCCATGGCAGGAGGGACTCCGGAATATGGACAGCTTCAGGTGAATACAGGCACAGCCCTGAATAATGCCCTTCGTGCTGCGGGAAAACCCTGTCGTACATTCAGCAGCGACGTAAAAGTGGCGATTCAGTCGGCAAGGCGAAGGTTTTATCCTGATCTTTCTGTGGTATGTGGCCCGGTGGAAAGAGATCATAAAGAGACGCAGGCAATTACCAATCCGGTGCTGGTCGTGGAAATCCTTTCGGAAGGAACAGAATCCCTCGACCGGGGGGAAAAGTTTTGGGCCTATCGGCAATTACCCAGCCTGAGAGAGTATGTGCTGGTAAGTCAGCACAAAGTTTTAATAGAAGTATTTTCCCGGACAGAAGATGATACCTGGAGAATACAGACACTAAGCGAATCTGATCAAACGGTCGAATTACCCTCTTTAGGAATCAAACTAAGTGTAGCAGATATTTATTTTGGAATGGAATTTATGACAGAATAG
- a CDS encoding GNAT family N-acetyltransferase, which yields MEIPAQLETERLLIRPLQEKDFEGFYAFLTSQQATENLFISPEERSREGVKAFFEEIIKSYDSPAPIFALAVEEKATKRYVGAMGLTALKDGVSAEAIFIFLPDFWRMGFATEAGEEMMSYALDYLMLEKVEVFVSDENTSGAKLAENLGMTFDKRVEHREYPQPVRRFVRYRG from the coding sequence ATGGAAATCCCTGCCCAACTCGAAACCGAGCGATTGCTGATCAGACCTTTGCAGGAGAAAGACTTTGAGGGATTTTATGCTTTTCTTACTAGCCAGCAAGCTACGGAGAATCTGTTTATTTCCCCTGAAGAAAGGAGCAGAGAAGGTGTAAAGGCTTTTTTTGAGGAAATCATCAAGTCTTATGATTCACCTGCGCCTATTTTTGCACTGGCTGTAGAGGAGAAAGCTACAAAACGATATGTTGGTGCTATGGGACTTACTGCGCTGAAAGACGGTGTCAGTGCAGAGGCAATATTTATCTTTTTACCTGATTTCTGGAGAATGGGCTTCGCAACCGAAGCCGGAGAAGAAATGATGAGTTATGCCCTGGATTACCTCATGCTGGAAAAAGTAGAAGTATTTGTTTCTGATGAAAATACCAGTGGCGCAAAGCTTGCGGAAAACCTTGGGATGACATTTGACAAAAGAGTCGAACACCGGGAATATCCCCAACCTGTCCGCCGTTTTGTGCGATACCGGGGGTAA
- a CDS encoding ChaN family lipoprotein translates to MKKRTSWVLFLCLIYAFPLMSQEKPAYRIFDQKGKEINYGKMLRKLSDADVICFGESHNNPIAHWLEFELTRDLHKNPEGKNLVVGMEMFERNQQARLEQYLRGDLTDKQFQDSVDLWNNYETDYRPVVDYCKENNIAVIGTNIPRRYARIVYSQGLSYLDTLPQHERVFIAPIPITIDYNLPSYQAMKSLMGGHQMDEEKLKSFISAQAVKDATMAHSILENMPENTLFFHMNGSYHSDSKEGIIWYLNHYRPGLNIMNITLTEQASTTEVAEENKGKADFYIVVPEDMTKTY, encoded by the coding sequence ATGAAAAAACGCACTTCGTGGGTACTTTTTTTGTGCCTCATTTACGCTTTCCCTCTTATGTCGCAGGAAAAACCGGCCTACCGGATTTTCGACCAGAAAGGTAAGGAAATCAACTACGGCAAAATGCTCCGTAAACTTTCGGATGCAGATGTTATTTGCTTTGGCGAGTCTCACAACAATCCCATCGCCCATTGGCTGGAGTTTGAGCTTACCCGCGACCTGCATAAAAATCCTGAAGGAAAAAACCTGGTCGTCGGTATGGAAATGTTTGAAAGAAACCAGCAGGCCCGGCTGGAACAGTATCTCCGGGGCGATCTTACCGACAAACAATTTCAGGACAGCGTTGATCTCTGGAACAACTACGAAACCGATTACCGACCCGTAGTCGATTACTGTAAAGAGAATAATATTGCTGTAATCGGGACCAATATTCCCCGTCGATATGCGCGGATTGTCTATTCTCAGGGACTTTCTTATCTCGATACCCTGCCGCAACATGAACGTGTTTTTATTGCTCCCATACCTATTACCATCGATTACAATTTGCCCTCATACCAGGCAATGAAAAGTCTGATGGGGGGGCACCAGATGGATGAGGAGAAGCTAAAAAGTTTTATTTCAGCCCAGGCGGTAAAGGATGCGACCATGGCACATTCTATACTGGAAAATATGCCTGAAAATACCCTCTTTTTCCATATGAACGGATCTTATCATTCCGATTCAAAAGAAGGAATTATCTGGTATCTCAATCATTACCGCCCGGGACTGAATATTATGAATATCACCCTTACAGAGCAGGCTTCTACCACAGAAGTTGCAGAAGAAAACAAAGGCAAGGCTGATTTTTATATCGTTGTACCGGAAGACATGACCAAAACCTATTGA
- a CDS encoding DUF4412 domain-containing protein produces MKINQTPLKSITIVVLLLAFFAGISPASAQINVGNKVKRKVDQRVDRKVDDAIDDALDNIFNKKKKEAGEVDTDGDGEADTEISSDDQGNVTIKSKESEVSISMDEEESNEAVQPSSFIGSFTLSSSEYKNGKLKKDNPVSMTYHIDKFQFATELESQDDEVTEMIMIYDRQTRKSTMKTVKGNEKTAMITKIPNIKVGVSNTSVDKENYTITPTGQTRVIEGYLCKEYIVDTEKELSHVWLTEDLNVDVTSLTDFIKVKDSNGGMTDYTNVYKIKGFLLESHTETKGKDETHDIFIKNLKIGSVDKNIFSTDGFTVTDMSSLGSMFGK; encoded by the coding sequence ATGAAGATCAATCAAACTCCCCTCAAATCAATTACTATTGTTGTATTACTACTTGCATTTTTTGCAGGAATCAGCCCTGCCTCTGCACAGATCAATGTAGGTAATAAAGTCAAAAGAAAAGTTGACCAGCGGGTAGACAGAAAAGTGGATGATGCCATTGATGATGCGCTGGACAATATTTTTAACAAAAAGAAAAAAGAGGCAGGTGAAGTCGATACAGACGGAGATGGCGAAGCCGATACGGAAATTTCTTCTGATGATCAGGGCAATGTAACCATCAAGTCTAAAGAAAGTGAAGTCTCCATCTCCATGGATGAAGAAGAATCCAATGAGGCAGTACAGCCCTCCAGTTTTATCGGAAGTTTTACCTTATCCAGCTCCGAATACAAAAACGGAAAACTGAAAAAAGATAATCCCGTATCCATGACCTATCATATTGACAAGTTTCAATTCGCTACGGAACTCGAAAGCCAGGATGATGAGGTTACCGAAATGATTATGATTTACGACCGTCAGACCCGTAAATCGACCATGAAAACTGTGAAAGGGAATGAAAAAACAGCCATGATCACCAAAATCCCCAACATTAAAGTGGGTGTCTCCAATACCTCGGTGGATAAGGAAAACTATACCATCACTCCTACCGGCCAAACCCGTGTGATTGAAGGCTATTTGTGTAAGGAGTATATCGTGGATACCGAAAAAGAACTTAGCCATGTGTGGTTGACCGAAGACCTGAATGTGGATGTTACCTCTCTTACTGATTTTATCAAGGTCAAAGACAGCAATGGTGGAATGACCGATTATACCAATGTCTATAAAATCAAAGGGTTTTTGCTGGAGTCTCATACAGAGACCAAAGGAAAAGATGAAACACATGATATTTTTATCAAAAACCTTAAAATTGGATCCGTTGATAAAAACATCTTCTCTACCGATGGATTTACCGTAACGGATATGAGCTCACTGGGTTCTATGTTTGGAAAATAG
- the uvrA gene encoding excinuclease ABC subunit UvrA: MEHIYIKNARVNNLKNVSLKIDRERLVVVTGVSGSGKSSLAFDTLYAEGQRRYVESLSSYARQFLDRMEKPDVDYIQGISPAMAIQQKVSTSNPRSTVGTVTEIYDFLKLLFARAGKTYSPVSGKLVTSDAVSDVVDYIMDNEAGSRILILAETKIRSKGYKAELELSLQKGFTRIFIDNEVRFIEEEIENAEKSPKDSLVILVDRLILNTESLSDLRSRLSDSVQTAYQEGLGSCIISINDGAPRMFSERFEADGIAFERPSVNFFSFNNPYGACATCEGFGRILGIDEELVIPDQSMSVYEGAVAPWRGESMGRFQEEWMEVASPAGFPIHRAYLDLSEAEKDMLWKGVRGVGGINSFFEYLASQPHKIQYRVMLARFRGYTHCPDCKGSRIRKDAEYVKVDGHSISDFLFMQLSDLLPVIKGLNLDDTDQIIAKRVLSEIIARLEYLSKVGVGYLSLNRKINTLSGGEMQRIRLATSLGSGLVGSMYILDEPSIGLHARDTDKLIDVLESLRDQGNTVVVVEHDEGIMKKADQLIDLGPGAGELGGEIVFNGKYADLANANTLTANYLTGKDSIPVPAFRRKQASRIKLEGARMHNLKGVDVEIPLYGITVVTGVSGSGKTTLIEKILYPALRKKLSQPGERGGFLKSLTGDADQIKLVEMVDQQPIGRSSRSNPVTYIKAYDHIRDLFAKQQIAKIKALKPGDFSFNIEGGRCDNCQGEGYVTVEMQFLPDVKLLCDVCHGKRFKKHVLEVEYNGKNIDDILNMTIHEGMSFFSNVPKLEEKLEILDRVGLGYLRMGQSTSTLSGGEAQRMKLAFFLSQSTLAQGAFYIFDEPTTGLHFDDIKKLLRAMNELVEKGNTVLIIEHNMDVIKCADWIIDLGPEGGDQGGQLLYQGKPEGLLDIAASYTARYLKEKL, encoded by the coding sequence ATGGAACATATATACATAAAGAATGCCAGAGTCAATAATTTGAAGAATGTTTCGTTAAAAATTGACCGTGAACGGCTCGTTGTGGTGACTGGAGTGAGTGGCTCCGGCAAATCTTCCCTTGCTTTTGATACCTTATACGCTGAGGGTCAGCGTCGTTATGTGGAAAGTCTCAGCTCCTATGCCCGGCAGTTTCTCGATAGGATGGAGAAGCCTGATGTGGACTATATTCAGGGAATTTCGCCGGCAATGGCTATTCAACAGAAGGTAAGTACCTCCAATCCGCGCTCTACAGTAGGCACTGTGACCGAAATTTATGACTTTTTGAAGCTGCTTTTTGCCCGTGCGGGCAAAACTTATTCACCAGTGTCCGGAAAATTGGTCACTAGTGATGCTGTGAGTGACGTTGTGGATTATATTATGGACAACGAAGCGGGCAGCCGGATTCTTATACTCGCTGAAACAAAAATCCGGTCCAAAGGATATAAGGCAGAACTTGAACTTTCGCTCCAAAAAGGGTTTACCCGTATTTTCATAGATAATGAGGTAAGGTTTATTGAAGAAGAAATTGAAAATGCTGAAAAATCGCCCAAAGATTCGTTGGTAATTCTGGTAGATCGTCTGATCCTCAACACTGAAAGCCTCAGCGATCTCCGCAGCCGTCTGTCCGACAGTGTACAAACCGCCTATCAGGAAGGCCTGGGCTCCTGTATCATTTCTATTAATGATGGGGCACCCCGTATGTTTTCTGAAAGATTTGAGGCTGATGGTATTGCCTTCGAACGGCCATCGGTCAATTTTTTCAGCTTCAACAATCCTTATGGCGCCTGCGCTACCTGTGAAGGCTTTGGCCGTATTCTCGGTATAGATGAAGAACTCGTCATCCCCGACCAAAGTATGTCGGTCTATGAAGGTGCCGTTGCGCCCTGGCGCGGTGAAAGTATGGGCCGTTTTCAGGAAGAGTGGATGGAGGTAGCATCACCCGCCGGGTTCCCCATCCATCGCGCTTACCTCGATCTGTCCGAAGCTGAAAAGGATATGTTGTGGAAAGGGGTGAGGGGCGTAGGTGGGATCAACAGTTTTTTCGAATACCTCGCCTCGCAGCCTCATAAAATACAATACCGGGTGATGCTTGCCAGATTCAGAGGTTATACCCACTGTCCTGATTGTAAAGGCAGCCGTATTCGTAAAGATGCAGAATATGTAAAGGTGGATGGACACTCCATCAGCGATTTTCTGTTTATGCAACTCTCCGATCTGCTTCCGGTCATCAAGGGGCTGAATCTCGATGATACGGATCAGATTATCGCCAAGCGGGTGCTTTCTGAAATTATCGCCCGTCTCGAATACCTCAGCAAAGTGGGGGTGGGGTACCTTTCCCTCAACCGGAAAATCAATACCCTCTCCGGTGGCGAAATGCAGCGGATCCGACTGGCAACTTCTCTTGGCAGCGGGTTGGTGGGGTCGATGTATATTCTGGACGAACCCAGTATCGGCCTTCATGCCAGAGATACCGACAAACTGATCGATGTACTTGAATCGCTCCGCGATCAGGGCAATACCGTGGTTGTGGTCGAACACGATGAAGGGATCATGAAAAAAGCAGACCAGCTGATCGACCTTGGTCCGGGTGCAGGAGAACTAGGCGGTGAAATTGTTTTCAACGGAAAATATGCAGATCTGGCAAATGCCAATACCCTAACAGCAAATTATCTTACGGGTAAGGATTCTATTCCTGTTCCTGCATTCAGAAGAAAACAGGCGAGCCGTATCAAATTGGAAGGTGCCCGTATGCATAACCTCAAAGGGGTGGATGTGGAAATCCCGCTCTATGGTATTACAGTCGTAACAGGGGTGAGCGGATCAGGAAAAACTACCCTGATCGAAAAAATTCTGTATCCTGCGCTTCGGAAAAAACTCAGTCAGCCGGGCGAAAGAGGAGGATTTCTGAAATCACTAACCGGCGACGCAGATCAGATCAAGTTGGTGGAAATGGTCGATCAACAGCCCATTGGCCGCAGCAGCAGATCCAATCCCGTTACTTATATCAAAGCCTATGACCACATACGCGATCTGTTTGCCAAACAGCAGATCGCCAAAATCAAAGCGCTGAAGCCCGGTGATTTCTCTTTTAATATAGAAGGCGGTCGCTGTGACAATTGTCAGGGAGAAGGATATGTGACAGTGGAAATGCAGTTTTTGCCCGATGTCAAACTCCTTTGCGATGTCTGCCACGGTAAGCGCTTTAAAAAACATGTACTCGAAGTCGAGTATAATGGTAAGAATATTGACGACATCCTGAATATGACCATTCATGAAGGGATGAGTTTTTTCAGTAATGTGCCCAAACTGGAAGAGAAACTGGAGATTCTCGACAGGGTAGGGTTGGGGTATTTGCGGATGGGGCAGAGTACCAGCACCTTATCGGGAGGCGAAGCGCAAAGGATGAAACTGGCTTTCTTTCTCAGTCAGTCAACTTTGGCCCAGGGCGCATTTTATATTTTTGACGAACCTACCACCGGCCTGCACTTTGATGATATCAAAAAATTGCTTCGTGCGATGAATGAACTGGTTGAAAAAGGAAATACCGTGCTGATCATTGAGCACAATATGGATGTGATTAAATGCGCAGACTGGATCATAGACCTCGGCCCGGAAGGCGGTGACCAGGGAGGACAATTGCTGTATCAGGGCAAACCGGAAGGGTTGCTGGATATTGCGGCCTCCTATACCGCCAGATATCTGAAAGAAAAACTCTGA
- a CDS encoding YiiG family protein: MEKEKPSTLKNLLFLGSVLLVLFLYIKNKYLDSTPPQDISADSIESVVTVAPEVSDAETTAKLNVSIVCINQQSNRVFDSYYRYLSWVDKVKGPTGKESNVYGVYSLYDYTDQARKMQEAWDMEPHLPMLDSAGKVYIAALANIYEKVEEVNRYYEHEDYKDDAFAKAKEFHQPLVTLFDEFAAADLLFRNTILELQAGVMNKEIIAAREAGDTLNVLALNMMMLAQDLMKVGSVVNPLDVKLSQFNSLLDSFKVVSENMLVYTKMHKGEEAVDDISSLMSENDEFLKNAKDLMRRVRDKKPYEMGEKWSDNPLSGWMITGSPFELLDGYDDLVERYNSYIRNDESKIQMLTGTLFHVRGPV; encoded by the coding sequence ATGGAAAAAGAAAAACCTTCAACCTTAAAAAACCTGCTTTTTTTAGGCTCAGTCCTGCTCGTCCTGTTTTTATATATTAAGAATAAATACTTAGACAGTACTCCTCCTCAGGATATATCTGCAGATAGTATTGAATCCGTCGTTACGGTAGCTCCTGAAGTATCCGATGCGGAAACTACGGCAAAGCTGAATGTATCTATTGTCTGTATCAACCAGCAGTCCAACCGGGTATTTGATAGTTATTACCGATACCTCTCCTGGGTTGACAAAGTAAAAGGACCAACCGGAAAAGAAAGCAATGTCTATGGGGTATATAGTCTGTATGATTATACGGACCAGGCCCGGAAAATGCAGGAAGCATGGGATATGGAACCGCACCTTCCTATGCTTGATTCAGCCGGCAAAGTATATATAGCTGCTCTGGCCAATATCTATGAAAAGGTCGAAGAGGTCAACCGATATTATGAACATGAAGATTATAAGGATGATGCTTTTGCCAAAGCAAAAGAATTTCATCAGCCTTTAGTTACTCTGTTTGATGAGTTTGCCGCTGCCGATCTTCTTTTTCGCAACACGATCCTCGAACTTCAGGCAGGTGTTATGAACAAGGAGATTATCGCAGCCCGCGAGGCGGGTGATACGCTCAACGTTCTTGCATTAAATATGATGATGCTCGCGCAGGATTTGATGAAGGTTGGTTCTGTAGTAAATCCATTGGATGTAAAACTTTCACAATTCAACAGCCTGCTTGACAGCTTTAAGGTCGTATCCGAAAATATGCTTGTCTATACCAAAATGCATAAAGGTGAAGAGGCCGTCGATGATATAAGCTCGCTAATGTCTGAAAATGACGAGTTCCTCAAAAATGCGAAAGACCTTATGCGAAGGGTGCGGGATAAAAAACCTTATGAAATGGGTGAAAAATGGAGTGATAATCCCCTGAGTGGCTGGATGATCACGGGTTCACCATTTGAGCTACTGGATGGGTATGACGATCTGGTGGAAAGATATAATAGTTATATACGCAACGACGAGTCAAAGATACAGATGCTTACCGGTACATTGTTTCATGTCAGGGGACCGGTATAA
- a CDS encoding sugar phosphate nucleotidyltransferase, translated as MKAVIPVAGVGTKLRPHTHTQPKPLIPVAGKPILGHIIENLLDAGIREQVFIVGYLREKIQEYVETHYSGKIDMEFVVQEPRLGLAHAIWTSRESIRDCGEILILLGDTIFGDDTKHIIDAEGGMLAVHQVDDPREFGIAMLDEAQYVKKLSEKPDIPTSNLALVGLYKITHIPVLLDVLKDMIQPDTKGDQEYSLTDALMNMIRRGVKFRTYRVDNWFDCGRKQSLLLTNRILLERIQETPVQQYHNSVIIPPVFIAEGCEISNSIIGPYAAIAENAKIENSIVRNSILGAYSRLESIILNNSVVGNDTTLKGKANSINIGDNTEIDFDE; from the coding sequence ATGAAAGCAGTGATTCCTGTAGCCGGAGTTGGAACTAAGCTCAGACCCCATACCCATACACAACCCAAGCCACTGATACCAGTAGCGGGGAAACCTATTCTGGGACATATTATTGAAAACCTCCTGGATGCTGGTATCCGGGAGCAGGTCTTTATTGTGGGCTATCTCCGCGAAAAAATTCAGGAATATGTAGAAACGCATTATTCCGGAAAAATTGATATGGAGTTTGTGGTTCAGGAGCCCAGGCTGGGCCTGGCCCATGCTATCTGGACTTCACGCGAGTCGATTCGGGACTGTGGGGAAATCTTAATTCTGCTTGGTGATACGATTTTCGGCGATGATACCAAACACATTATCGATGCTGAAGGGGGAATGCTGGCTGTACATCAGGTGGATGACCCGAGGGAGTTTGGGATTGCGATGCTGGATGAGGCACAATATGTGAAAAAACTCAGCGAGAAACCAGATATTCCGACGAGTAATCTCGCGTTGGTGGGGTTGTATAAAATTACCCATATTCCGGTTTTGCTGGATGTACTGAAGGACATGATTCAGCCGGATACAAAAGGCGACCAGGAGTATTCGCTGACCGACGCATTAATGAATATGATCCGCCGTGGCGTAAAGTTTCGCACCTATCGGGTGGATAACTGGTTTGACTGTGGGAGAAAACAGAGTCTTTTGCTCACCAACCGGATATTACTAGAGCGAATACAGGAAACGCCGGTGCAGCAGTATCACAATTCTGTAATTATTCCTCCGGTATTCATTGCGGAAGGATGTGAAATCAGCAATTCCATAATCGGGCCTTATGCAGCCATTGCCGAAAATGCAAAGATAGAAAATTCGATTGTGAGAAATTCAATATTGGGTGCCTACTCCCGGTTGGAATCTATTATCCTCAATAATTCCGTGGTAGGCAATGATACGACCCTGAAAGGCAAAGCCAATAGTATCAATATCGGAGACAACACAGAAATTGATTTTGACGAATGA
- a CDS encoding sigma-70 family RNA polymerase sigma factor: MEKALIKKTQDRDLIKGFISGNDLCFDVLIQRYKSKVFTTIYLIVKDRSVAEDLFQDVMIKVVRMIRSGKYNEEGKFLPWVIRIARNLAIDHFRKVQRTPVQRESEDYDVFQSAQRLEGSSEDEIITEENARYIRGLIQKLPDKQREVLIMRSYADLSFKEIAAITDVSINTALGRMRYALLNLKKLAQDNGTLQDYEEQEVHR, translated from the coding sequence ATGGAGAAGGCGCTAATTAAGAAAACTCAGGACAGAGACCTCATTAAAGGTTTCATCTCCGGTAATGACCTATGTTTTGATGTACTGATACAAAGGTACAAATCAAAGGTGTTTACCACAATTTATTTAATTGTAAAAGACCGTAGTGTCGCGGAAGATTTGTTTCAGGATGTAATGATCAAGGTCGTCCGCATGATTCGCTCGGGAAAGTACAATGAAGAAGGGAAATTTCTTCCCTGGGTGATTCGCATTGCCCGAAATCTTGCCATAGACCACTTCCGAAAAGTACAGCGAACACCCGTACAGCGCGAAAGCGAGGACTACGATGTGTTCCAGTCTGCCCAACGTTTGGAAGGGAGTTCTGAAGACGAGATAATAACGGAGGAAAATGCTCGTTATATCAGAGGATTGATTCAGAAACTTCCGGATAAACAAAGGGAAGTACTAATCATGCGGTCTTATGCAGATCTGAGCTTCAAGGAAATTGCTGCGATCACAGATGTAAGCATAAATACTGCCCTTGGGCGCATGCGTTATGCATTGCTCAATCTGAAAAAACTGGCGCAGGACAACGGAACGCTGCAGGATTATGAAGAACAAGAAGTTCACCGATGA
- a CDS encoding sugar phosphate isomerase/epimerase family protein, which translates to MKNVSLSRRKMLAGIGGITGLSLFPGQLFSQSAEETASALSSVKHNFSFCLNTSTISGQKVGLVKEIEIAAKAGYDAIEIWIRSIDQYLADGGNLKDLKKRIDDLGIKVVDAIGFAPWIVDDNDTRIKALEQAKREMDMLAQIGCPRLAAPPAGATNIGGLDLYKAAERFRALVELGQQMAVNPQLEVWGFSKNLSRLSEVLFVAAECGHPKTRILPDIYHLHKGGSDFDGLKLMSGPLIEIFHMNDYPAEPGRIEIQDKDRIYPGDGVAPVTDVLRDLHQGGTPKILSLELFNRTLWEQDALEVAKTGLAKMKESVALAIQ; encoded by the coding sequence ATGAAAAACGTTTCCCTTTCCCGCCGAAAAATGCTTGCCGGTATTGGTGGTATTACCGGCCTATCGCTATTTCCCGGCCAACTTTTCAGCCAGTCCGCTGAAGAAACTGCCAGTGCGCTTTCCTCTGTCAAACACAATTTCTCCTTCTGCCTCAATACCAGTACGATTTCCGGGCAAAAGGTGGGGCTTGTCAAAGAAATTGAAATCGCAGCCAAAGCGGGCTATGATGCTATCGAAATCTGGATTCGCTCCATCGACCAGTACCTTGCCGATGGCGGAAATCTCAAAGATCTGAAAAAACGGATCGATGACCTCGGCATCAAAGTCGTTGATGCTATCGGCTTTGCGCCCTGGATCGTCGATGACAACGATACCCGCATCAAAGCGCTGGAACAGGCGAAAAGGGAAATGGATATGCTCGCTCAAATTGGCTGCCCCCGTCTCGCTGCACCTCCCGCTGGTGCTACCAACATAGGCGGCCTCGACTTGTACAAAGCAGCAGAGCGTTTCCGCGCCCTGGTCGAGCTGGGTCAGCAAATGGCGGTAAACCCACAACTGGAAGTATGGGGATTTTCAAAAAATCTTTCCCGACTGAGTGAGGTTTTGTTTGTTGCTGCGGAATGTGGCCATCCCAAAACCAGAATCCTCCCCGATATCTATCACCTCCACAAGGGTGGCTCCGATTTTGACGGGCTTAAGCTGATGAGCGGCCCGTTGATCGAAATTTTCCACATGAATGACTACCCCGCAGAACCTGGCCGGATAGAAATTCAGGATAAAGACCGCATCTATCCCGGAGACGGGGTGGCACCGGTAACCGATGTTTTACGGGATCTCCACCAAGGCGGGACACCCAAAATTCTTTCGCTGGAACTGTTTAACCGCACACTTTGGGAGCAGGATGCTTTGGAGGTAGCCAAAACGGGTCTGGCAAAAATGAAGGAATCCGTCGCGCTGGCAATTCAATAG
- a CDS encoding DUF952 domain-containing protein, which yields MIYHLATTADWENALRKGVYHTASLASEGFIHFSTKEQMMESANLFFAGYEELVVLEIAEKNIKHLLKWEPAPDRDELFPHVYGPVPLELITDTHMLIRNGGIWEQV from the coding sequence ATGATATATCATCTCGCAACGACGGCGGACTGGGAAAATGCGCTGAGAAAAGGCGTTTACCACACAGCATCACTGGCAAGTGAAGGTTTTATCCACTTTTCTACCAAAGAACAAATGATGGAATCTGCCAATTTGTTTTTTGCAGGCTATGAGGAATTGGTAGTCCTGGAAATTGCTGAAAAAAATATCAAACATTTGCTGAAATGGGAACCTGCCCCTGATCGGGATGAATTGTTCCCGCATGTGTACGGGCCAGTACCATTAGAATTGATTACCGATACCCATATGTTGATACGCAATGGAGGTATCTGGGAACAGGTATAG
- a CDS encoding Uma2 family endonuclease — MKNQPTYNSPELYSWETYIQLEQESELRYEYYDGEIVCLAGASNRHSDLCTNLTLQIAPSARKKGCKARFQETKVFRPDGKKYFYPDGVVTCQPLDLQAQNGVRNPVIVIEVLSDSTVARDLGIKLREYLNLTSLRHYLIVEQTECAIHHYRRLSEGNWEVVFYENMDQYIDLPELETRIAVSAIYEGITFDPEISMTEEEMAENDSGY; from the coding sequence ATGAAAAACCAACCCACATATAACTCCCCCGAACTATATTCCTGGGAAACCTATATCCAATTGGAGCAGGAAAGCGAACTCCGCTATGAATACTACGACGGAGAAATCGTCTGTCTGGCGGGAGCCAGCAACAGGCATAGCGACCTTTGTACCAATCTTACCCTTCAAATTGCGCCTTCTGCCAGAAAGAAAGGCTGTAAAGCCCGATTTCAGGAGACGAAAGTCTTTCGCCCCGACGGCAAAAAATATTTTTACCCCGACGGGGTTGTCACCTGCCAGCCGCTTGATCTTCAGGCGCAAAATGGCGTGCGAAACCCTGTGATCGTCATCGAGGTTCTTTCTGACAGTACAGTGGCCAGAGATTTAGGAATCAAACTTCGCGAATACCTCAACCTGACCTCATTACGGCATTATCTCATTGTCGAGCAAACGGAATGTGCGATTCACCACTACCGCCGACTTTCAGAGGGAAACTGGGAGGTTGTTTTTTATGAAAATATGGATCAATATATCGATCTTCCCGAACTGGAAACCCGCATTGCCGTGTCTGCGATATACGAAGGCATAACCTTCGACCCCGAAATCAGCATGACGGAAGAAGAAATGGCTGAAAATGACTCCGGATACTGA